In the genome of Trueperaceae bacterium, one region contains:
- the nuoF gene encoding NADH-quinone oxidoreductase subunit NuoF: MGPPDGKARYLVCNADESEPGSFKDRYILEDDPHQLIEGMIIAAYAMRVTYGFLYIRGEYYHGYERAVAAVKEARAAGLLGTGLFGTDFSFDITVHAGAGAYICGEETALMNSLEGLRANPRLKPPFPAAAGMYGRPTTINNVTSLTSAVHIINKGAAWFASMGTDDSKGTKLYQISGPVKRTGVYEMPMGATFRELIYDFAGGPTMEPKAFIPGGSSTPMFPWEDRFLDMAMDYGTLAKNSSMLGTGGVIVIPREKCIVNALYNLVRFYSHESCGKCTPCREGVGHWLPRIYQKLVSGQANPGDVDLLESVAGNIRGTAFCPLADACIMPVQASLKWFRDEYEYLAEHGKSKYPKADWWQA; encoded by the coding sequence TCATGGGCCCGCCCGACGGCAAGGCCCGCTACCTGGTCTGCAACGCCGACGAGTCCGAGCCCGGCTCGTTCAAGGACCGCTACATCCTCGAGGACGACCCGCACCAGTTGATCGAGGGCATGATCATCGCCGCCTACGCCATGCGGGTCACCTACGGCTTCCTCTACATCCGCGGCGAGTACTACCACGGCTACGAGCGCGCCGTGGCGGCGGTCAAGGAGGCGCGCGCCGCCGGGCTGCTCGGCACGGGCCTGTTCGGGACCGACTTCTCGTTCGACATCACCGTCCACGCGGGCGCCGGTGCCTACATCTGCGGCGAGGAGACGGCGCTCATGAACTCGCTCGAGGGTCTCAGGGCCAACCCGCGCCTCAAGCCGCCCTTCCCGGCGGCCGCCGGCATGTACGGGCGGCCCACGACCATCAACAACGTCACGAGCCTGACGAGCGCCGTCCACATCATCAACAAGGGCGCCGCCTGGTTCGCGTCCATGGGCACGGACGACAGCAAGGGCACCAAGCTCTACCAGATCTCCGGGCCCGTGAAGCGCACGGGCGTCTACGAGATGCCGATGGGCGCCACCTTCCGCGAGCTCATCTACGACTTCGCGGGCGGGCCCACCATGGAGCCGAAGGCGTTCATCCCGGGCGGCTCCTCCACCCCCATGTTCCCGTGGGAGGACCGCTTCCTCGACATGGCGATGGACTACGGCACGCTGGCCAAGAACTCGTCCATGTTGGGCACGGGCGGCGTGATCGTCATCCCGCGCGAGAAGTGCATCGTGAACGCGCTCTACAACCTCGTGCGCTTCTACAGCCACGAGTCGTGCGGTAAGTGCACGCCGTGCCGCGAGGGCGTCGGTCACTGGCTCCCGCGCATCTACCAGAAGCTCGTGTCCGGCCAGGCGAACCCCGGCGACGTCGACCTGCTCGAGAGCGTGGCCGGCAACATCCGCGGCACCGCCTTCTGCCCGCTGGCCGACGCCTGCATCATGCCCGTGCAGGCCAGCCTCAAGTGGTTCCGCGACGAGTACGAGTACCTGGCGGAGCACGGCAAGTCCAAGTACCCGAAGGCCGACTGGTGGCAAGCATGA
- a CDS encoding NADH-quinone oxidoreductase subunit F (part of NADH-ubiquinone oxidoreductase complex I; shuttles electrons from NADH, via FMN and iron-sulfur (Fe-S) centers, to quinones in the respiratory chain; NuoF is part of the soluble NADH dehydrogenase fragment, which represents the electron input part of NADH dehydrogenase), whose translation MYRYVGVEGAHTLDFYRSHGGYEAARKAVTEMTPAQVIDEVKASGLRGRGGAGFPTGVKWSFMGPPDGKARYLVCNADES comes from the coding sequence ATGTACCGCTACGTGGGGGTCGAGGGGGCGCACACGCTCGACTTCTACCGCTCGCACGGCGGCTACGAAGCCGCCCGCAAGGCGGTCACCGAGATGACCCCCGCGCAGGTGATCGACGAGGTCAAGGCGTCGGGCCTGCGCGGCCGCGGCGGCGCCGGCTTCCCGACGGGCGTCAAGTGGTCGTTCATGGGCCCGCCCGACGGCAAGGCCCGCTACCTGGTCTGCAACGCCGACGAGTC